CACGTCCCTTTCCGAGCTCTTCGCCGAAGGATTCGAAGAAGGTCCCTTCGCGCAGGGCGCGGCTGAATTTCTCCGGATGGTACATCTGGATGTCGGAGACCATGATGCGCGCCAGCCGGCGGATTTCCATCTCCTCGGCGCTGGCGGGAGAGGCGGCGGAATGGACGGCGACGACGGGTGAGAGGGCCGCGGGTCCCGGCTCCTCCGCGAAGCAGGCTGCAGGGACCCACTCCCGGATCTTCCGCTTCATCTCGCCCGGGCCCAGGCTGGTGGGAATGATGTCATCGGCCCCATACAGCCCGCGCGGCAGTCCTCCCGGCTCCTGCCGGGCCATGGCGCCGATCAGGATGACGGGAGTGGAGCGCAGATCCGGGTCGCTCTTCAGCCGCTCACATACGTTGATACCGAGCAGGCGCCGCAGGTAGACGCTGAGGAGGATCAGGTCGAAGCGGTGGCTTCCCGCCAGGAGGAGCGCTTCTTCGCCGTTGTCGGTGATGCCGACCTCGAAGCCCCCTTCCCTCAGGAGCCCGGCGGTGAAGTCACGGAATTCGCGCGGCTCGTCCGCCAGCAGGGCCGTCAGAGTCGTCGCCGGGGTCTTTGGCGCTCCCTGGGGCATCCGCGCGGGACCGGAGGGTGAGCTCTTACGGGCGATGAAGACGGCGCGGCACTTGGGGCAGCTGAGGCGGGCCGTTTCCCCGGGGACCTTCGCATCGTCGAGACGGTAGCGGGCCCGGCAGCCGGGGCACTCCAGGTTCACGCGAACTTCCTCTGCGCCTCCGCTTCCGCCGGTCTGTGGAGGAATTGCTCGAGCGCGATTCCCACCTCGCCGAGAAAGATCTCCAGCCCGCGCGTGTCGCCGACGGGTGAGTCGCTCTGCCCGTTGTCGCCATACAGGACCGCCACCACCTGGTCCTGGCTCATCAGCGGCAGAAGGAGGCCGTCGCCCGAAGGTCCGCCCAGCTGCTCCAGGAGCTTTTTCTCCTCGGGATGATCGAGCGGGCCGCGGACGGAGGTTTTGGCGGCGACCGCCTCCATCAGGTGGGTCCCGGGCACCAGCGGCAGCGCCAACCGGCGAAAACGGCCGTTGGACGCCGCGACATCGCGGCCTCCGCCGAAGCCCCCCAGCCCTCGGACCTCTCCATTTCCGACTTCCAGGAGGACGCCGCGCTCGAAATACTCGGAGGCGAGACGCAGCACCAAAAGCGGGATCTCCATTTCGCTGCCCGGGCGGCGCAACTCGCCGAGCAGGGCCCCCAGCAGCGACAGCTGATCCACCACGCGGATCGTCTCGGAG
The window above is part of the Candidatus Polarisedimenticolia bacterium genome. Proteins encoded here:
- a CDS encoding zinc-ribbon domain-containing protein, which gives rise to MNLECPGCRARYRLDDAKVPGETARLSCPKCRAVFIARKSSPSGPARMPQGAPKTPATTLTALLADEPREFRDFTAGLLREGGFEVGITDNGEEALLLAGSHRFDLILLSVYLRRLLGINVCERLKSDPDLRSTPVILIGAMARQEPGGLPRGLYGADDIIPTSLGPGEMKRKIREWVPAACFAEEPGPAALSPVVAVHSAASPASAEEMEIRRLARIMVSDIQMYHPEKFSRALREGTFFESFGEELGKGREIVDQRFARVANRAQLMASALRDTLEEIRPDPVHRRASAS